One genomic region from Sulfuriflexus mobilis encodes:
- a CDS encoding methyl-accepting chemotaxis protein: protein MTLVSKLSLRQRITLIALLGMLLVAITMAIADQHTYHVAEERFSQSLLKTQKMLWQRILQDQIQHSRLGISSLRDESLLVEALINNDKAQLTTQADNLYSRLLSSGILQHMQITNKQGEVIYRTDRIDYAGKSRMQVVKNAITHKQVFSDLEKDASGMVNTITSIPILVDDELIGTGVFIYDLQRAIEQLAHKDDKKTHLTEDNHIDAFIVSADGTLQYSSSKALFQDLNLGSRTLHEDSVERIRTDDHIYTVSAQELKTVTNSPLARLIIARDTTPQYLAKRNAEWMAYAGISLGILFTAILLLLYIKREIHPLNDLLDTVHRLYDGDMSARTKIKRMDEIGRIGVAFNGMADNMASAIVRERISKEELEGRINILLDVVKRIGEGDLHAEVMAFSGDDSIDHLAHGVQAMINSLNQLVSQVQQSGIQVTSSATEIAATANQQQATVTEQAASTQQIMATATEISATSQELASTMHEVASIADQTAHAAAEGQTSLASMEATMHQMNIATASITSKLAVLSEKAANINTVVTTITKVADQTNLLSLNAAIEAEKAGEYGLGFSVVATEIRRLADQTAVATWDIEQMVKEMQSAVSAGVMGMDKFSEEVGRGVEDVRQISGQLAHIIDQVQTLTPSFETVNEGMQSQTLGAQQISEGMVQLNQAAQQTVESLRQSSHSIETLKDAAHDLQQGISRFNIG, encoded by the coding sequence ATGACATTAGTATCAAAGCTGTCCTTGCGCCAGCGCATTACCCTGATCGCCCTCCTCGGCATGTTACTCGTGGCCATCACCATGGCCATCGCCGATCAGCATACCTATCATGTCGCAGAGGAACGCTTCAGCCAGTCGTTACTGAAGACCCAGAAGATGCTCTGGCAACGTATCCTTCAGGATCAAATCCAGCATAGCCGTCTCGGCATCAGCAGTCTGCGAGACGAGAGTCTGCTAGTCGAGGCCCTGATTAATAATGATAAGGCACAGTTAACAACGCAGGCCGACAACCTCTACAGCCGTTTACTGAGCAGTGGCATCCTGCAGCACATGCAGATAACCAATAAACAGGGCGAGGTCATCTATCGTACTGACCGCATTGATTATGCCGGCAAGAGCCGAATGCAAGTGGTCAAAAATGCCATTACGCACAAGCAGGTGTTCAGTGACCTGGAGAAAGATGCCTCGGGGATGGTCAACACCATTACCAGCATTCCTATACTTGTCGATGATGAACTGATCGGTACCGGTGTGTTTATTTATGATTTACAACGGGCGATTGAACAGCTTGCGCATAAAGACGATAAAAAAACTCATCTTACGGAAGATAACCATATTGATGCCTTTATTGTTTCAGCCGATGGCACGCTGCAATATTCCTCCAGCAAGGCACTGTTTCAAGATTTAAATCTTGGTTCACGCACGCTGCATGAAGACTCCGTCGAACGTATTCGAACCGACGATCATATCTATACGGTTTCCGCGCAGGAATTAAAAACCGTCACTAACAGCCCGCTGGCAAGGCTTATTATTGCCCGCGATACCACGCCGCAATACCTGGCCAAACGCAATGCGGAATGGATGGCCTATGCCGGTATCAGTCTTGGCATTCTTTTCACGGCCATTCTGTTGTTACTTTATATTAAACGCGAAATCCATCCGCTCAATGATCTACTCGATACCGTGCACCGTCTTTATGACGGTGACATGAGTGCGCGTACAAAAATTAAACGCATGGATGAGATTGGCCGGATCGGCGTGGCATTTAATGGCATGGCAGACAATATGGCCAGTGCCATTGTTCGCGAACGGATTAGCAAAGAGGAGCTTGAAGGCAGGATTAATATTCTTCTGGATGTGGTCAAACGAATCGGTGAAGGCGACCTGCATGCCGAAGTCATGGCCTTTAGTGGTGATGACAGTATCGATCACCTTGCCCATGGCGTGCAGGCGATGATCAACAGCCTCAACCAGCTGGTCTCGCAAGTGCAGCAATCCGGTATCCAGGTGACCAGCTCGGCAACCGAGATCGCCGCCACCGCCAACCAGCAACAGGCCACTGTTACCGAGCAGGCCGCCTCGACCCAGCAGATCATGGCCACCGCCACCGAGATCTCCGCGACCTCACAGGAACTGGCCTCGACCATGCACGAGGTCGCCAGTATCGCCGACCAGACCGCCCACGCCGCCGCCGAGGGCCAGACCTCGCTGGCCAGCATGGAGGCGACCATGCACCAGATGAACATCGCCACCGCCTCGATCACCTCGAAACTGGCCGTGCTCAGTGAAAAGGCCGCCAACATCAATACCGTGGTCACCACCATTACCAAGGTCGCCGACCAGACCAACCTGCTGTCCCTGAACGCCGCCATCGAGGCGGAAAAGGCCGGTGAATACGGCCTCGGCTTCTCCGTCGTCGCCACCGAGATCCGCCGCCTCGCCGATCAGACGGCGGTCGCCACCTGGGACATCGAACAGATGGTTAAAGAGATGCAGTCCGCCGTCAGCGCCGGGGTCATGGGCATGGACAAGTTCTCCGAGGAGGTCGGCCGCGGCGTTGAGGATGTGCGGCAGATCAGCGGGCAGCTGGCACATATCATTGACCAGGTGCAGACCCTCACCCCCAGTTTTGAAACCGTCAACGAGGGCATGCAGAGTCAGACGCTCGGTGCACAGCAGATATCTGAAGGTATGGTACAGCTCAACCAGGCTGCCCAGCAGACCGTCGAGTCGCTCCGCCAGTCTTCGCACTCCATCGAAACCCTCAAGGACGCCGCACATGACCTGCAGCAGGGAATTTCCAGATTCAATATTGGATAG
- a CDS encoding methyl-accepting chemotaxis protein: protein MNIRISKPLKRFQRMSVKKKMYTGFGAVLVVLSLVLLQTLLGLSSVSDATRNVLEKHQPVMITALRLSEKVKESLSSLGFYLISQEDIDKQRYEQQLDEVSKLIDALRKEDIFKTNIDVRERISHIEDLLQILAEEQAIMIVVSKDPLRNYPAVRYAEININPLSQATLQNLQQILNSEEEYGKRMRMDIIKSTNKMRYTWARIMSELRAFLGFRTQTNYQSLLTLLEDYNNETNRLDKLFTGRYTFEQEEAIANIKSLQTNFREELKHTADILNDSAWRQDAHIYRTRTRKYIGELNNEIDLLINNLVESTKQQGDELSLQADAITLRIVGMLSIGIIAVLALAQLLAHGIIRPMSNAVDSGIKTINKAVSSLSGDDSQAIRHGDGDEISEMEITFDVMSNTLSNAIQRQQDYTTQLQQHVDTILGAVNRAAAGDLTGNLSDFTGSETTDELAHGVQAMINSLNQLVSQVQQSGIQVTSSATEIAATANQQQATVTEQAASTQQIMATATEISATSQELASTMHEVASIADQTAHAAAEGQTSLASMEATMHQMNIATASITSKLAVLSEKAANINTVVTTITKVADQTNLLSLNAAIEAEKAGEYGLGFSVVATEIRRLADQTAVATWDIEQMVKEMQSAVSAGVMGMDKFSEEVGRGVEDVRQISGQLAHIIDQVQTLTPSFETVNEGMQSQTLGAQQISEGMVQLNQAAQQTVESLRQSSHSIETLKDAAHDLQQGVTRFKTARDS, encoded by the coding sequence ATGAATATACGTATTAGCAAGCCGCTCAAACGATTCCAGCGCATGTCGGTAAAAAAGAAGATGTATACCGGCTTTGGTGCCGTGTTGGTGGTCCTGTCGCTGGTGCTTTTACAAACCTTGCTCGGATTATCCTCTGTCTCAGATGCGACCAGAAACGTATTGGAAAAACATCAACCCGTCATGATTACGGCATTAAGATTGTCGGAAAAGGTCAAGGAATCCCTCAGCAGTCTGGGTTTTTATCTCATCAGCCAGGAGGACATTGACAAGCAGCGATATGAGCAACAGCTCGACGAGGTTAGTAAGCTGATTGATGCCTTACGCAAAGAGGATATTTTCAAGACAAATATCGATGTGCGTGAGCGTATCTCACATATCGAAGACCTGCTCCAAATCCTTGCCGAGGAACAAGCCATTATGATCGTGGTGTCGAAAGACCCACTCAGAAATTACCCGGCGGTCCGCTATGCCGAAATTAACATCAATCCGCTTAGCCAGGCCACCCTGCAAAACCTGCAGCAGATCCTCAACTCTGAGGAAGAATATGGTAAAAGAATGCGCATGGACATTATCAAGTCCACCAACAAAATGCGTTATACCTGGGCAAGAATAATGAGTGAATTACGCGCCTTTCTTGGTTTCCGCACACAAACCAATTACCAATCATTATTGACCCTGCTCGAAGATTATAATAATGAAACGAACAGGCTCGACAAGCTCTTTACGGGTAGATATACATTTGAACAGGAAGAGGCCATTGCCAATATCAAGTCACTACAGACAAACTTCAGAGAAGAACTGAAGCATACTGCCGATATTCTTAATGATAGTGCCTGGCGACAGGATGCCCATATTTACAGAACACGTACCCGAAAATATATTGGTGAATTAAATAATGAAATTGACCTGCTCATCAATAACCTTGTCGAGAGCACAAAGCAACAAGGTGATGAGTTATCGTTACAGGCTGACGCTATTACACTGAGAATTGTCGGCATGTTGAGTATCGGCATTATTGCCGTGCTCGCGCTTGCTCAACTCCTTGCACATGGCATCATCCGTCCCATGAGCAATGCTGTCGACTCCGGTATCAAGACAATTAACAAGGCTGTCTCCAGCCTCTCGGGGGATGATAGCCAGGCGATCAGGCATGGTGATGGTGATGAAATCAGTGAAATGGAAATCACCTTTGATGTCATGTCAAACACACTCAGCAACGCCATTCAACGCCAGCAGGATTACACGACACAATTACAACAACATGTCGACACGATCCTTGGTGCCGTCAACCGTGCCGCAGCGGGTGACCTGACCGGTAACCTGTCTGACTTCACCGGTTCCGAGACCACTGACGAGCTCGCCCACGGCGTGCAGGCGATGATCAACAGCCTCAACCAGCTGGTCTCGCAAGTGCAGCAATCCGGTATCCAGGTGACCAGCTCGGCAACCGAGATCGCCGCCACCGCCAACCAGCAACAGGCCACTGTTACCGAGCAGGCCGCCTCGACCCAGCAGATCATGGCCACCGCCACCGAGATCTCCGCGACCTCACAGGAACTGGCCTCGACCATGCACGAGGTCGCCAGTATCGCCGACCAGACCGCCCACGCCGCCGCCGAGGGCCAGACCTCGCTGGCCAGCATGGAGGCGACCATGCACCAGATGAACATCGCCACCGCCTCGATCACCTCGAAACTGGCCGTGCTCAGTGAAAAGGCCGCCAACATCAATACCGTGGTCACCACCATTACCAAGGTCGCCGACCAGACCAACCTGCTGTCCCTGAACGCCGCCATCGAGGCGGAAAAGGCCGGTGAATACGGCCTCGGCTTCTCCGTCGTCGCCACCGAGATCCGCCGCCTCGCCGATCAGACGGCGGTCGCCACCTGGGACATCGAACAGATGGTTAAAGAGATGCAGTCCGCCGTCAGCGCCGGGGTCATGGGCATGGACAAGTTCTCCGAGGAGGTCGGCCGCGGCGTTGAGGATGTGCGGCAGATCAGCGGGCAGCTGGCACATATCATTGACCAGGTGCAGACCCTCACCCCCAGTTTTGAAACCGTCAACGAGGGCATGCAGAGTCAGACGCTCGGTGCACAGCAGATATCTGAAGGTATGGTACAGCTCAACCAGGCTGCCCAGCAGACCGTCGAGTCGCTCCGCCAGTCTTCGCACTCCATCGAAACCCTCAAGGACGCCGCACATGACCTGCAGCAGGGTGTGACACGCTTCAAAACCGCAAGGGATTCTTAG
- a CDS encoding chemotaxis protein CheW produces MLLLSFNMGKERYVIETRNIVEIVPRVHLKRIPGAGESIPGMLNYHGQAIPVIDISMLCHGTAAEDTLTSRIILVNYTDNRILGLLAEKVTETFFIEESEFESSGIQINDFEFLGDLAEHKNGLVQLINVDQLLSGDIQAMLFTDNSGQAAV; encoded by the coding sequence ATGTTATTACTCAGCTTCAACATGGGCAAGGAGCGCTATGTTATAGAAACCAGGAATATTGTCGAAATTGTTCCGCGTGTGCACCTTAAGCGTATTCCCGGGGCAGGTGAATCTATCCCGGGGATGCTCAATTACCATGGGCAAGCCATACCGGTGATTGATATCAGTATGTTATGCCATGGAACAGCTGCAGAGGACACGCTGACAAGTCGGATCATCCTCGTTAATTATACCGATAACAGAATCCTTGGTCTTCTCGCTGAAAAGGTCACTGAAACATTTTTTATAGAGGAGTCCGAATTCGAGAGCAGCGGCATTCAGATTAATGACTTTGAATTTCTTGGTGACCTGGCCGAGCATAAAAACGGCCTTGTTCAGTTAATAAACGTCGACCAACTGTTATCCGGGGATATCCAGGCCATGCTCTTCACCGACAATAGCGGACAAGCGGCGGTTTAG